DNA from Selenomonadales bacterium:
GCATTCTTCGTGCGCAACGTGATCTATACGGCGATCATCGCAGTGCTCAATTATCTGTTCATGCCGGGCGGTCTGGAGATCTTCTTAAACGGCGGTCCCGCGCTCTTTATGAAATGGCTCATCCTGCCGACGAGTACGGGCATCGACCCGATGCTTCTCCCGAGCCGCGGTGCGATGGCTATCATTCTCGTCGTTTCACTCTTTTTGATACTCGGTCAATGGACGCTGACGATCCGTCGCTGCCACGACCTCGGTCACGACGGCAAGATGTCGCTTCTCTATTTCGTACCGGTGATCAATGTCTTTTTCTGGTTATATCTGATCCTGCGCAAGGGCACAGAAGGGCCGAACCGCTACGGTGAAGAAGCGTAGTCGTCACAAATACAGATGTCAACTGAGGATGGCTCTTTGTCCTTGCAGTCGTTGCTCAATCGTATTATAATTTGATTAGAAGCAGCCGCTTGAGGGGAAAGAAACTCTCACTAAACCTAACAATAGGAGCGAATAAAATGAACAATTTGGTAGCAGAAATCAAACGTTTGAAACAAGAACGCAACGCTGTTATCTTGGCACATATCTATCAGCCTGCCGAGATCCAAGATATTGCGGATTTTATCGGAGATTCGCTTGATCTTTCTCGTCGTGCGGCAGAAACGGATGCCGATGTGATCGTATTCTGCGGTGTGCATTTCATGGCAGAAACGGCAAATATCTTGTCGCCCGATAAGATCGTACTCCTTCCCGATATGACGGCGGGATGCGAGATGGCTGACATGATCACGGCGGAAGAACTCGCGGCAAAACGCGCCGAAAATCCCGATGCAGTTGTCGTATCGTATGTCAATACGACGGCGGCTGTCAAAGCACTTACCGATATTTGCTGTACCTCGGCAAATGCGGTACAGATCGTAGAATCGATCCCGAAAGACAAAGATATCATTTTCGCCCCCGACCGCAATCTCGGCGGTTATATCGCGAAATCGACGAACCGTACGATGGATTTGTGGGACGGTTGCTGTCCGATCCATCACGCGATTTCCGCAGAAGCTGTGCTTGAAGCGAAAAAAGCGCATCCGAATGCGCTCGTACTTGCACATCCGGAATGCAATGATGAGGTATTGGCACTTGCCGACCATATCAATGGCACGATGGGTCTTGTTCGCTACGCAGAAGCAAGCGATGCGGATGAGTTCATCGTCGTAACGGTCAAAGGCACGCTCCATCAGATGAACAAGCGTTGCCCGAATAAATCGTTCTATCTGGCAAGCGAAATGCTCGATTGCCATAATATGAGTAATAATACGCTCGAAAAAGTGAAAACTGCACTCGAAACATTGTCGCCGCAGGTCGTTGTGCCGGAAGATGTCCGCGTAAAAGCGAAAGCCTGCCTCGAAAAAATGTTGGATGTGTGCCGCTAGGAGTGAGCGTAAATGCTGCGTCGATATATCACGAATTTTGATAGTGAACAAATAGATAAAAAAGAGACAGATTGTCTTATCATCGGTGGTGGTGTCGCAGGACTGGCGACGGCTTGGTATGCTTCGCAGGCAGGCCTTAATGTAACAGTCGCTGTTCGCGATACGATGCTCGACAGCAATACGAACAAGGCACAGGGTGGTATCGCTGTTGCGCTCGGGGAAGATGATTCCTTGGATCTTCATATCGAAGATACGCTGATCGCAGGTGCAGGTCTTTGCACGGAAGATATCGTCGCGCTCGTCGTCGACGAAGGTCGAAAAGCGGTGCTCGATCTTATCAAGCTCGGCGCCAAGTTCGACCATGACGA
Protein-coding regions in this window:
- a CDS encoding zinc-ribbon domain-containing protein, with product MEERRYCSHCWTLVPASEKTCTNCGKELPPEIPAEEFMMEETLVDKYFSLRGRLARKAFFVRNVIYTAIIAVLNYLFMPGGLEIFLNGGPALFMKWLILPTSTGIDPMLLPSRGAMAIILVVSLFLILGQWTLTIRRCHDLGHDGKMSLLYFVPVINVFFWLYLILRKGTEGPNRYGEEA
- the nadA gene encoding quinolinate synthase NadA encodes the protein MNNLVAEIKRLKQERNAVILAHIYQPAEIQDIADFIGDSLDLSRRAAETDADVIVFCGVHFMAETANILSPDKIVLLPDMTAGCEMADMITAEELAAKRAENPDAVVVSYVNTTAAVKALTDICCTSANAVQIVESIPKDKDIIFAPDRNLGGYIAKSTNRTMDLWDGCCPIHHAISAEAVLEAKKAHPNALVLAHPECNDEVLALADHINGTMGLVRYAEASDADEFIVVTVKGTLHQMNKRCPNKSFYLASEMLDCHNMSNNTLEKVKTALETLSPQVVVPEDVRVKAKACLEKMLDVCR